Part of the bacterium genome, TCTTTTTGCGAAGATAATCAAAGAATTCGTCAGCAATATAAAGCAATTCACTCATTGCACCCATTTTTATCCTATCCTTTTTATCTATCTCTTTTCCAATCCTAATCTTTTCATAGATAAGATTATGGTCTTTCTTATCCCATGCCTCCTGAAGCATAGTCATAATCTGTAGTTCTACCTTTCGTTTGGTCTGATTAAGGGTTGACTCCAGGATAAAATGGTATGCCCGATGGGGTCTATCCCTTTCCATAAAGACATAATCCGTTTCTTCAACAATTCTACAGATTCCTTTTATGACCTCATTATCTCTTATAGAGTTGGCTATCTCAGATATATCAGAGAGATAATTACAGACTATTCTCATTCTGGCAATATCCTCCATCTCTTCGGCAAAATTATCTTGATTATACTTATTTGGGTGTTGAATAATCTTTTCTACAATCCGTCTTGGGGATTTTATATCCTCTTTACCTTGAATAACCCGAGCAAATTCCCTGTTTTCTTTTTCGCGGTATTTTTTATTCAGCGTATTGATGATATCTTCTATTGCAGGCTTAACAGCCCCCAGGATAGATTTATTGAGTTGTATTTGCTCTTTAATGTCCTCCTCCCACTTTTCTGATGAAGGGAAATTTGTGTTTATGAATTCCTGGAAACATTTTTCATCTACAGGTTGCTTGTTGTGTTTCATCGTTGCATTCCTTTGGTGTCTATATGTCCTGCTATCTGGAGGTCTATGTAGTTCAGGCAGATAGACATTCAGGCACCAGGTTACTGAAGAGTTAAAATTGCACAATAATTTTATTGCACAATATATTTATAGCATAACATATCTATTTTGTCAAGAGGCTGACCGAGAATTTTTTAAAAATATTGGTAAGCGTTCAGGTGGTGTAACAAAAGGAGATGTGGAGATTAAGGAGATAGGGAGATATTATTAAAAAAATTGGT contains:
- a CDS encoding RelA/SpoT domain-containing protein, which translates into the protein MKHNKQPVDEKCFQEFINTNFPSSEKWEEDIKEQIQLNKSILGAVKPAIEDIINTLNKKYREKENREFARVIQGKEDIKSPRRIVEKIIQHPNKYNQDNFAEEMEDIARMRIVCNYLSDISEIANSIRDNEVIKGICRIVEETDYVFMERDRPHRAYHFILESTLNQTKRKVELQIMTMLQEAWDKKDHNLIYEKIRIGKEIDKKDRIKMGAMSELLYIADEFFDYLRKKILHEEE